The following proteins are co-located in the Brevibacillus laterosporus DSM 25 genome:
- the lepB gene encoding signal peptidase I, with translation MNQTEPRSGWSRAIKDWLTSIITVFIVTFALYTWLGAPYVVYGESMQSTLQNNEKVVVNKAVYRLHEPQRGEIIVFHANQKEDYIKRVIGIAGDRVEMRNDQLFINGKPVEEPYLDEQKKKAHAEGKKVTEDFPPVTVEAGYIFVMGDNRQNSKDSRMIGPVSITEVVGRADFVYWPLSNVRSP, from the coding sequence ATGAATCAGACAGAACCTCGCTCCGGATGGAGTAGAGCAATTAAGGACTGGCTCACTTCCATCATAACAGTTTTTATTGTTACATTTGCTTTGTACACGTGGCTGGGAGCGCCCTATGTTGTGTATGGAGAATCCATGCAAAGCACTTTGCAAAATAATGAGAAGGTAGTTGTAAATAAGGCGGTATACCGTTTGCATGAACCACAACGAGGAGAAATTATTGTATTTCATGCAAACCAAAAGGAAGACTACATCAAACGTGTGATCGGAATAGCTGGTGATCGGGTAGAGATGCGTAATGATCAGCTATTTATTAATGGAAAACCTGTAGAAGAACCTTATTTAGATGAGCAAAAAAAGAAAGCTCATGCAGAGGGAAAAAAGGTAACGGAGGATTTTCCGCCGGTCACGGTTGAGGCAGGTTATATTTTTGTCATGGGAGACAATCGGCAAAACAGTAAGGATAGTAGAATGATCGGCCCTGTGTCTATTACAGAGGTCGTTGGCAGAGCTGATTTCGTTTACTGGCCACTTTCAAACGTGAGATCACCATAA
- a CDS encoding sensor histidine kinase yields MNYRWLKLTSIMLPTIMIGGFEYARHEFLLPYFTMDEGNVIITIMTLVLSFIFATWVFGKIKRMSERLAKEKAKHAVYEERERLAQELHDNIAQAIFFLNVKLNQEQIGEAKATISEIDNQLRQAIFNLRSHPEEGVLLTDRLGKWLHEWSMITGIEVKQDLDGMDEYFKQAEQVHLFSIIQESFTNIRKHADASHTEIQWQLQGTGWYLLIRDNGMGFDAETLKRERYGQTMMRERSWKLGASFEMRPGTQGGTEILIESFKGESGRCRNTGY; encoded by the coding sequence TTGAATTATCGATGGCTAAAATTAACGAGCATCATGCTACCTACCATTATGATAGGTGGCTTTGAATATGCGCGACACGAGTTTTTGTTACCGTATTTTACGATGGATGAAGGAAATGTCATTATTACCATTATGACTTTGGTTCTCTCATTTATATTTGCCACCTGGGTTTTTGGAAAAATCAAAAGAATGAGTGAGAGATTAGCAAAAGAAAAAGCCAAGCATGCTGTGTATGAAGAAAGGGAACGTTTAGCCCAAGAGCTACATGATAATATTGCACAAGCCATTTTCTTTTTAAACGTAAAATTAAACCAAGAACAAATTGGAGAAGCAAAGGCAACGATCTCCGAAATTGATAACCAGCTAAGACAAGCCATTTTTAATCTCCGTTCTCATCCAGAGGAGGGTGTATTATTAACCGATCGTTTGGGCAAGTGGCTACACGAATGGAGCATGATCACCGGTATCGAGGTTAAACAGGATCTTGATGGAATGGATGAATATTTTAAACAAGCGGAACAAGTCCATTTATTTAGCATTATTCAGGAATCTTTCACTAATATTCGCAAGCATGCAGATGCGAGTCATACGGAGATTCAATGGCAACTTCAAGGAACAGGCTGGTATCTACTGATTAGAGATAATGGGATGGGATTTGATGCAGAAACATTAAAACGCGAGAGATATGGTCAGACAATGATGCGAGAGCGAAGCTGGAAATTAGGAGCTAGTTTTGAGATGCGTCCAGGAACACAGGGTGGGACAGAAATTTTGATAGAGTCATTTAAAGGGGAGAGCGGAAGGTGCAGAAATACAGGGTATTAG
- a CDS encoding response regulator, whose amino-acid sequence MQKYRVLVVDDHLLARTAIKSMLAEDSSFEIVGEAEQGEEGVRLCSQLQPDVVLMDISMPVCDGLEATRRIKQAYPHIKVVILSVSDDVADLFTAVQFGAQGYLLKNMNPHDWLSYLRALLEDNSDISRELANKLFYKFRSGPVIDEPSPSVLTPRETQILKYVSKGETNKQIAQRLVITEHTVKNHMKNLLEKLYLENRVQLASYALRHGLSSED is encoded by the coding sequence GTGCAGAAATACAGGGTATTAGTGGTAGACGACCATTTATTGGCTCGAACAGCTATAAAAAGTATGTTAGCAGAGGATTCCTCTTTTGAAATTGTAGGGGAGGCTGAACAAGGAGAAGAGGGAGTACGTCTTTGTAGCCAGTTGCAACCAGATGTGGTATTGATGGATATTAGCATGCCTGTATGCGATGGCTTGGAGGCAACACGACGGATTAAACAAGCCTATCCCCATATAAAAGTCGTTATTCTGAGTGTATCGGATGATGTAGCTGATCTATTTACAGCTGTGCAATTTGGGGCACAAGGTTATTTACTAAAAAATATGAATCCACATGACTGGCTATCATACTTGCGCGCTTTGCTAGAAGATAATAGTGATATTTCACGTGAATTGGCAAACAAGCTCTTCTATAAATTTCGATCAGGTCCTGTTATCGATGAACCTAGCCCGAGTGTATTAACTCCGCGAGAAACTCAAATTTTAAAATATGTATCAAAGGGAGAGACGAATAAACAGATTGCCCAGCGTCTCGTGATTACAGAACATACGGTCAAAAACCATATGAAAAATCTACTGGAAAAGCTTTATTTGGAAAACCGGGTGCAGCTAGCCTCCTATGCACTGCGTCATGGTCTATCTTCTGAAGATTAG
- a CDS encoding cold-inducible protein YdjO-related protein, with protein MAYRSKRTMKEHVYEDTLVWQCTACNCWSRKEFVIVEDPRCPLCNSKMEEEMKNIRIE; from the coding sequence ATGGCATATCGTTCAAAACGTACGATGAAGGAACACGTCTATGAGGATACCCTTGTATGGCAGTGTACAGCTTGTAACTGTTGGTCGCGAAAAGAGTTTGTGATCGTTGAGGACCCACGTTGCCCATTGTGCAACAGCAAGATGGAAGAAGAAATGAAGAATATCAGGATTGAATAA
- a CDS encoding cupin domain-containing protein, whose protein sequence is MKRFSFALTYGKSITHYDSLHLIMSRIGRLPANTYMNCAYLSPQGKIGYHQATLPQLLLVLSGDGWVRTDTSDYVYVQSGDAIYWEPGEWHETITESGMMSIILEANDLFGRISMLEYTEEGNSNT, encoded by the coding sequence ATGAAAAGATTTTCGTTTGCTCTAACGTATGGGAAAAGTATCACTCATTATGATAGTCTACACCTGATAATGTCACGAATTGGGAGGCTACCAGCAAATACCTATATGAATTGTGCTTATTTATCTCCTCAAGGAAAAATCGGCTATCATCAGGCTACATTACCTCAATTATTGTTGGTACTCAGTGGGGATGGATGGGTACGTACAGATACAAGTGACTATGTTTATGTACAAAGTGGAGATGCTATCTATTGGGAACCGGGGGAATGGCATGAAACCATTACAGAGTCCGGTATGATGTCGATTATTTTAGAAGCAAACGACCTGTTTGGAAGAATATCGATGTTGGAGTATACAGAAGAAGGAAATAGCAACACATAA
- a CDS encoding NAD(P)H-dependent flavin oxidoreductase yields the protein MRALTNRPFAVNLLLFEQPEQQEVTPAFRQWLNQQRERFNLPPWTGDWPTLQDEITDCFTVILEEKPAVFSCAMGLPGKYGESAKAAGMKVVGMATTQAEAEQLVSQHVDAIVAQGGEAGGHRSTFNAGEDGPGECIGTLPLVAQLSSAIREVPIIAAGGIMNGQSLVAALALGAEAVQLGTRFLGCSESTANKAYKERLFHAKETDTAVTRAFSGRPARGVVNQFMKEFAKSQVGSLVYPIQNELTKEIRQAAGKALDADYLSLWAGQGVGMLQKEETAADIMHALLEEAQQSFSRLQNWMHVK from the coding sequence GTGAGGGCTCTAACCAATCGCCCTTTTGCTGTGAACCTACTCTTATTTGAACAACCAGAACAGCAGGAAGTAACACCTGCTTTTAGGCAGTGGCTTAATCAACAAAGGGAACGATTCAATCTTCCACCATGGACAGGTGACTGGCCAACCCTTCAAGACGAGATTACCGATTGTTTTACGGTCATTTTAGAAGAGAAGCCTGCTGTATTCAGTTGTGCGATGGGATTGCCAGGTAAATATGGAGAAAGTGCAAAGGCAGCAGGAATGAAGGTTGTAGGTATGGCGACCACACAGGCAGAGGCTGAGCAATTAGTAAGTCAGCACGTCGACGCGATCGTGGCACAAGGTGGTGAAGCTGGTGGCCATCGGAGTACTTTTAATGCAGGGGAAGATGGACCTGGAGAATGTATAGGTACGTTACCCTTAGTGGCTCAGCTTTCTTCAGCTATTCGTGAGGTGCCTATCATTGCAGCGGGTGGGATTATGAATGGTCAAAGCTTAGTAGCGGCCTTAGCGCTTGGTGCCGAAGCTGTGCAATTGGGTACTCGGTTTTTGGGATGTTCAGAAAGTACGGCCAACAAGGCTTATAAGGAACGATTGTTTCATGCAAAAGAGACAGATACAGCTGTTACAAGAGCTTTCTCGGGCAGACCAGCGCGTGGAGTTGTGAATCAATTTATGAAAGAGTTTGCTAAAAGTCAAGTAGGATCGTTGGTATACCCCATTCAGAATGAGTTAACCAAGGAGATCCGCCAAGCAGCCGGAAAGGCCTTAGATGCTGACTATCTATCGTTATGGGCTGGTCAAGGGGTAGGTATGCTCCAAAAGGAAGAGACAGCAGCAGATATCATGCATGCTTTATTGGAAGAGGCACAGCAAAGCTTTAGCAGATTACAAAACTGGATGCATGTAAAATAA
- a CDS encoding LysR family transcriptional regulator, whose protein sequence is MDIKLLQTFEVAASCENFHQTAETLYIAQPTVTQHIRQLEKELDVALFERVGKRVRLTAAGKRFLSHAKLILSQWHAGVEEMVTWKQGYKEILRIAVSPIIARTSLPSLIHRYTKEHPEVDITIKVADSIDIGLLVQSGQAHLGLSRMIPYEGQLAAYLMQTDPIVFAVPHYGGDMDAPLPDWEQELITKRLLTHNHPVYWDPLLTSLRQRGFAIRTMGVTHVDVTKRFIEEGLGISFLPRSAILRELFENRFMELPTPGLELPKVASYVILPNNNLIASGQRFVDILATLYAPLPKVT, encoded by the coding sequence ATGGATATAAAGCTTCTGCAAACGTTCGAAGTAGCGGCATCCTGTGAGAACTTTCACCAGACGGCAGAAACGCTATATATCGCTCAACCTACCGTGACGCAACATATACGTCAATTAGAAAAAGAGTTGGATGTCGCTTTATTTGAACGAGTAGGCAAACGGGTGAGGCTAACAGCAGCTGGGAAGCGCTTCTTGTCGCATGCAAAATTGATTTTGTCACAATGGCACGCCGGTGTTGAAGAGATGGTGACATGGAAGCAAGGCTACAAGGAGATTTTGCGTATCGCGGTCTCTCCGATCATTGCTCGCACCTCACTCCCTTCGCTTATTCATCGTTATACCAAAGAGCACCCTGAGGTAGATATTACAATTAAAGTTGCCGACTCCATTGATATTGGTCTCTTGGTCCAAAGTGGACAGGCTCACTTGGGATTATCTCGAATGATTCCTTACGAAGGGCAACTGGCTGCTTATCTCATGCAGACGGACCCGATCGTATTTGCTGTGCCTCATTATGGTGGAGATATGGATGCTCCCTTACCTGACTGGGAGCAGGAGTTAATTACCAAGAGGTTGCTAACGCATAATCATCCGGTTTATTGGGACCCTCTCTTAACATCGCTCAGACAGCGAGGATTTGCTATTCGCACGATGGGAGTTACGCATGTGGACGTGACCAAACGTTTTATTGAAGAAGGACTGGGTATTTCCTTCTTACCACGATCTGCCATTTTACGTGAGTTGTTCGAAAATCGCTTTATGGAATTACCAACCCCAGGCCTAGAGCTACCAAAAGTGGCTTCCTATGTCATTTTGCCAAATAACAATTTGATAGCATCCGGACAACGATTTGTTGATATTCTAGCGACATTATATGCTCCATTACCAAAAGTGACCTAA
- a CDS encoding citrate synthase/methylcitrate synthase, producing the protein MEKMLAIGLEGIVVAETDLSLVDGQNGLLVYRGHWARDLAISHTFEEVAYLLWFGALPTEEQLSGFHTALAQQRALPKEVKQVIDAIPHDRDMMTVLRTAVSALGGAEQSWPPTLEQSIAITAKMPTIIAYREARKAGREPLEPRMELSHTANYLYMLKGTEASYAHVRALDAYLVLTQEHGMNASTFAGRVVTSTQSDIYSALTAAIGALKGPLHGAAPSEVTEMINAIGSKDKAEEWIRTRLESGQRLMGFGHRVYKTIDPRATALRVVAAELAADDPWFDLATHVEQVGTKLLAEYKPKRKLHTNVEFFAAAVMRAVGLDESLFTPTFAVSRTVGWCAHILDQAGRNRIIRPESEYTGNMPKS; encoded by the coding sequence ATGGAAAAAATGTTGGCGATTGGGCTTGAAGGAATTGTTGTTGCAGAAACGGATTTAAGCCTAGTTGATGGACAAAACGGATTATTGGTTTATCGGGGTCATTGGGCTCGCGATCTAGCCATTTCCCATACATTTGAAGAAGTCGCTTATTTGTTATGGTTTGGTGCATTGCCTACAGAAGAACAATTATCCGGTTTTCACACAGCATTAGCTCAACAAAGAGCCCTACCTAAAGAGGTAAAACAGGTCATAGACGCTATTCCCCATGATCGAGACATGATGACAGTATTACGGACGGCTGTCTCTGCTCTGGGGGGTGCTGAGCAAAGCTGGCCTCCTACTTTAGAGCAATCTATTGCCATCACAGCAAAAATGCCAACTATCATTGCTTATCGGGAAGCTCGAAAAGCTGGCAGGGAACCGCTAGAGCCTCGGATGGAGCTTAGTCACACGGCAAACTATCTGTATATGTTAAAGGGAACAGAAGCCAGCTACGCACATGTCAGAGCATTAGATGCGTATCTAGTTTTGACTCAAGAACATGGGATGAACGCTTCTACTTTTGCTGGACGGGTAGTAACTTCCACTCAATCGGATATTTATTCTGCGCTGACAGCAGCAATCGGTGCTTTGAAAGGTCCCTTACATGGCGCCGCTCCGTCTGAAGTTACAGAGATGATTAATGCGATTGGCAGTAAAGATAAGGCAGAAGAATGGATTCGGACACGGTTGGAGAGCGGACAACGTTTAATGGGCTTTGGGCACCGTGTATATAAAACCATTGATCCACGGGCTACAGCACTTCGTGTGGTAGCGGCAGAATTAGCGGCAGATGACCCATGGTTTGATTTAGCTACCCATGTGGAACAAGTAGGAACAAAATTATTGGCGGAGTATAAGCCAAAACGCAAACTGCATACCAATGTAGAATTTTTTGCTGCTGCGGTTATGAGAGCAGTTGGTTTGGACGAATCATTGTTTACCCCCACCTTTGCTGTTAGTCGTACAGTAGGTTGGTGTGCACACATTTTGGATCAAGCGGGTCGTAATAGAATCATCCGTCCGGAATCAGAATATACAGGAAATATGCCGAAATCTTAA
- a CDS encoding DUF4129 domain-containing protein: MMGKTSFRNTLLLTLEAQIITLFFFLTAFLPFTFKEGIGLFICISLLFAIGTCCYEKINQKFVGLLMLYGMVALVGIVAFLYFNSMLLALLGAGIYYWRLHAIADHDVILPDLMKRFTIIMLAYAYFLLFQKLSADPHLGDTPLLLTVSMIWFLMICYMEFITRYKRMSLTSGGTLSILVTQHWGLETLLLGAYVVGASLVYSLVSLGWGLLLGPIGTVAKNLLTPILLWLDRVIQNLQEMASSNSSLTNYLDDQKPEDKNWEAPLDNRDDILSLLEPYLISAFVILILVFLSWKIWKHSHQKKKQDIQSNMFSHATTQIDKLNQSAKSTKEDSQKELQTWKVQKEDSIRYAYYQFLMHMGKEEFLIYPEETSSEYLHRLQSICPNQQMVELAKRITTAYEAHRYAGVTLSEQEISLLQADVGQLCSLSKTLSYSLSDHK, translated from the coding sequence ATGATGGGTAAGACTTCGTTTCGCAATACACTACTATTAACCCTTGAGGCACAGATCATTACGCTTTTCTTCTTCTTAACAGCTTTTCTACCCTTTACGTTTAAAGAAGGAATAGGTTTATTTATCTGCATCTCTCTTCTATTTGCAATTGGTACCTGCTGTTACGAAAAAATAAATCAAAAGTTTGTCGGATTACTCATGTTATATGGGATGGTAGCCCTCGTAGGAATAGTAGCTTTCCTCTATTTTAATTCCATGCTTCTTGCACTTCTGGGGGCAGGCATTTACTATTGGCGGCTTCACGCTATAGCAGATCATGATGTAATACTTCCCGATCTCATGAAACGCTTCACCATTATCATGTTGGCCTATGCCTACTTTTTGCTTTTTCAAAAGCTGAGCGCTGACCCTCATCTGGGAGATACTCCCCTGTTATTAACCGTTTCTATGATTTGGTTTCTAATGATTTGTTATATGGAATTCATTACACGATATAAAAGGATGAGTCTTACATCTGGCGGTACATTATCAATATTAGTTACACAACATTGGGGATTAGAGACATTACTACTAGGAGCTTATGTAGTAGGAGCAAGCCTTGTTTATTCTCTGGTTTCCCTTGGTTGGGGTCTATTGTTAGGTCCTATTGGAACTGTAGCTAAAAATTTACTTACTCCTATCTTGCTATGGCTAGATCGTGTCATTCAAAACCTGCAAGAAATGGCTTCTTCTAATAGCTCATTAACCAACTACCTAGATGACCAAAAACCAGAAGATAAGAACTGGGAAGCTCCTTTAGATAATAGGGATGACATACTTTCACTCCTTGAGCCTTATCTCATTTCAGCTTTTGTGATCTTGATACTTGTATTCTTGAGCTGGAAAATCTGGAAGCATTCTCACCAGAAAAAAAAGCAGGATATTCAATCCAATATGTTCTCTCATGCTACAACTCAGATCGACAAATTGAATCAGTCTGCAAAATCAACAAAAGAAGATAGTCAAAAGGAGTTACAAACATGGAAAGTGCAAAAAGAAGACAGCATTCGCTACGCTTATTATCAGTTTCTCATGCATATGGGTAAAGAAGAATTTCTCATCTATCCAGAGGAGACAAGCAGCGAATATTTGCACCGCCTACAAAGCATATGTCCTAACCAACAAATGGTTGAGCTTGCTAAACGCATCACTACTGCCTATGAGGCTCACCGCTACGCAGGCGTAACATTATCCGAGCAGGAAATCTCGCTTTTGCAAGCAGATGTTGGACAGCTTTGCTCTTTATCCAAGACTTTATCCTACTCACTCAGCGACCATAAATAA
- a CDS encoding DUF58 domain-containing protein gives MVTVDSFRLMGGIFLLVALLSGQLFYFALGGFFFFLVYVHRWWIKQIPKLIHITCTSDQVRVMPHTPITLKVLVQNHSYLPLPATKLVLTLPLSVKIEGADSCNEENKQHHVQIFMHIPPRAQATREITLVPSKRGVIWFSEIKVELISPFVTEVCNQTLPTTYTLLVYPEIIPIPPYQQGAFEPLGKHLSRQRLQDDPSFIRGTRTYMPGDRLKNIDWRATAKTSFLQTRLFEYTSQQKWMIVGHILPIYEAKLQRFHDLENEKLISAVASVATRFRQEKIPYTLYLNVRQRGKDVLQLAEGSGKAHYVHVMTQLAKMHQFMPTSIIGALRRLEIHTQKLSILLISSRFDEDMALVTKRLILRGHEIILLDMADENPVFRLLKGKPVSNKRATTPKPTSSPADSSSSGKECVSSHDG, from the coding sequence ATGGTGACTGTGGATTCGTTTCGATTGATGGGAGGCATTTTTCTTTTGGTCGCACTCCTATCTGGTCAATTGTTTTACTTTGCTCTAGGTGGGTTCTTCTTCTTTTTAGTATACGTTCATAGATGGTGGATAAAACAAATTCCAAAGCTTATTCACATTACTTGTACAAGTGATCAGGTGCGTGTCATGCCACATACACCTATCACCTTAAAGGTCTTAGTTCAAAATCATTCCTATTTACCGTTGCCCGCTACCAAGCTTGTCCTTACATTACCTCTCTCTGTCAAAATAGAAGGGGCTGATTCCTGTAACGAAGAAAACAAGCAGCACCACGTTCAAATATTCATGCACATCCCACCAAGGGCCCAAGCCACGAGAGAGATTACATTGGTTCCTAGTAAGCGTGGTGTCATCTGGTTCAGCGAAATAAAAGTAGAGCTTATCAGTCCATTTGTTACAGAGGTTTGTAATCAAACGCTACCAACAACTTATACTCTGTTAGTCTATCCCGAGATAATTCCGATTCCTCCGTACCAACAGGGGGCATTTGAGCCTTTAGGTAAACATTTATCTAGGCAACGCCTGCAAGACGATCCCTCCTTTATACGTGGTACTCGTACCTACATGCCAGGTGATCGCCTCAAAAATATCGATTGGAGAGCAACCGCTAAAACATCTTTCTTGCAAACCAGATTATTTGAATATACCTCTCAGCAAAAATGGATGATTGTAGGTCATATCCTTCCAATCTATGAAGCAAAGCTTCAGCGCTTTCATGATCTGGAAAATGAAAAGCTGATTTCAGCTGTAGCCTCTGTTGCCACAAGATTTCGGCAGGAGAAAATCCCCTACACGCTTTATCTGAATGTGAGACAACGTGGAAAAGATGTCTTACAGCTAGCAGAAGGTAGTGGCAAAGCTCATTATGTACATGTCATGACGCAACTAGCCAAAATGCATCAATTCATGCCAACGTCCATAATAGGAGCATTGCGGCGTTTGGAAATACATACACAAAAGTTGTCCATTCTGCTTATCTCTTCGCGTTTTGATGAAGATATGGCACTTGTAACTAAACGGCTCATATTGCGTGGTCATGAGATCATCCTGTTGGACATGGCCGATGAAAACCCAGTTTTTCGCTTGTTAAAAGGCAAGCCAGTCTCGAATAAACGCGCTACTACACCAAAACCAACTTCTAGTCCGGCTGATTCGTCTTCTTCGGGAAAGGAGTGTGTCAGCTCCCATGATGGGTAA
- a CDS encoding AAA family ATPase: MQQDKIQKLLETINTVVVGKEKEVRLLVAGLLARGHVLLEDLPGMGKTVLAKTLAQTIGGAFQRLQFTADLLPSDVVGLHYFNPKTSDFELRRGPVFTDVLLADEINRATPRTQSGLLECMEERQTSIEGTSLTLSPAFFVIATQNPIESEGTYPLPEAQLDRFLFRLSLGYGTRSDSLEMMRRFRNDSPLDQVSAVVTIEEILFMQQEVRQVHVSEAVETYIIDLTEASRTHPSIEIGISPRAMLSLVRAAQAVAYVEGRNYVLPDDVKLVVPPLFTHRIRLTMEAELLLMESDVVRELLLLVPAPVEEGVR, from the coding sequence ATGCAGCAAGATAAGATTCAAAAACTTCTGGAGACAATTAACACAGTTGTAGTAGGAAAAGAAAAAGAAGTTCGCCTACTCGTAGCTGGGCTACTGGCACGTGGCCATGTTTTATTGGAGGATTTACCTGGCATGGGAAAAACCGTGTTGGCAAAGACACTTGCTCAAACAATTGGAGGAGCATTTCAACGATTGCAGTTTACAGCTGATCTATTACCATCTGACGTTGTTGGGCTCCATTATTTTAATCCGAAAACAAGTGATTTCGAACTGAGACGAGGACCGGTATTTACAGATGTTTTATTAGCAGACGAAATTAATCGTGCCACTCCACGTACACAATCTGGTCTCTTGGAGTGTATGGAAGAGCGTCAAACGTCTATTGAAGGAACAAGCCTGACCTTATCCCCAGCCTTTTTTGTTATTGCAACTCAGAATCCGATTGAATCTGAAGGAACTTACCCTCTTCCAGAAGCACAATTAGATCGGTTTCTCTTCCGCTTATCGCTCGGTTATGGAACACGGTCAGACTCTCTGGAAATGATGCGCCGCTTTCGTAATGATTCTCCACTTGATCAGGTATCAGCAGTCGTAACTATCGAAGAGATTCTATTCATGCAACAAGAAGTACGACAGGTACATGTAAGCGAAGCCGTGGAGACTTACATCATTGACCTGACTGAAGCAAGTCGCACGCATCCTTCTATCGAAATCGGAATAAGCCCACGGGCGATGCTATCACTTGTGCGCGCTGCCCAGGCAGTTGCCTATGTAGAAGGTCGAAATTACGTACTCCCTGACGACGTAAAGCTTGTGGTTCCTCCTCTCTTCACACATCGAATTCGCTTAACTATGGAAGCAGAGCTTTTACTCATGGAAAGCGATGTTGTACGCGAACTGCTGCTCTTAGTACCTGCTCCTGTTGAAGAGGGAGTTCGGTAA
- a CDS encoding sensor histidine kinase: MIVNLLVRNVEWLIVLFRWVLLIMLYATTDTTNIYLSIPVYVLLVIQTLLSIVTLYRIVMVRQVLLIAEFFFLLYWEVIQQMWGISDLWFTYTSLILLGLRLPLRYMLGILVLGFGSAILFVICGGLTSADNSTLRAEGLLGTHFVTTTILCGLIHILHKKCKVYFQHWLSFMSYIKLLRKNKESSDLCRVGERFLKRLFPKKRSYVFWFNHTRVQKDWQREFYQLALLESNWQELKQHGTITVSNFTGQPEDVLYFPLGQKGKHQGAILLIGQRAEALSIVELLFLHSFAIVTSSHLRQIKDTEELVFRTDAETRKQMAEDMHDSLAQQLFFLSAQLYYVKQMLYPVMNEEMSATIDQMEEQMKECHLKVRGYIQHLRFNREAEPLFDAIRDMGERILKGTGVQLHYVTKGIVLEESLAVEEAIYRVVEEALYNMLKHAKADQVEVYLEATSVQWTLQIKDNGIGFTTDSVHASNRSFGISNMRERMKRVGGTITIRSVEQQGTEITAFIPRGGVSGGENKGSSR, encoded by the coding sequence ATGATCGTTAATCTTCTGGTTAGAAATGTTGAGTGGCTTATCGTATTGTTTCGTTGGGTTTTACTCATTATGTTGTATGCTACCACTGATACAACAAATATTTACTTGTCCATTCCTGTGTATGTGTTACTTGTGATACAAACGTTACTAAGTATAGTAACACTGTACCGAATCGTAATGGTCAGGCAAGTGTTGCTAATAGCTGAATTTTTCTTTCTGTTGTATTGGGAAGTAATACAACAAATGTGGGGAATTTCTGATTTGTGGTTTACTTATACGTCCTTAATACTATTGGGTTTGCGTTTACCTTTGCGTTATATGCTAGGAATCCTTGTATTGGGATTTGGAAGTGCAATTCTCTTTGTTATCTGTGGAGGACTGACCAGTGCGGATAATTCTACTCTACGTGCAGAGGGGCTTTTAGGTACGCATTTCGTTACTACAACCATTTTGTGTGGATTAATCCACATTCTTCATAAAAAATGCAAAGTTTACTTTCAGCACTGGCTATCCTTTATGTCATATATTAAGCTGTTACGTAAAAATAAAGAGTCCAGTGACTTATGCCGTGTAGGCGAACGGTTTTTGAAACGACTTTTTCCTAAGAAAAGATCGTATGTTTTTTGGTTTAATCATACGAGAGTACAGAAGGATTGGCAAAGAGAGTTTTACCAGCTTGCCCTATTAGAAAGTAATTGGCAAGAACTAAAGCAGCATGGAACGATAACGGTGAGTAACTTCACTGGTCAACCAGAGGATGTACTGTATTTTCCATTAGGTCAAAAAGGTAAACACCAAGGAGCTATTCTACTTATTGGACAAAGGGCAGAGGCTTTGTCTATCGTTGAATTGCTTTTTTTACATAGCTTTGCGATCGTGACATCTAGCCATTTGCGCCAAATTAAGGATACCGAGGAATTGGTATTCCGTACGGATGCAGAGACCCGCAAGCAAATGGCGGAGGATATGCATGATAGCTTAGCACAACAATTATTTTTTCTATCGGCCCAGCTATATTATGTAAAACAAATGCTTTATCCTGTCATGAATGAGGAGATGTCGGCCACTATTGATCAAATGGAAGAACAGATGAAAGAATGTCATCTCAAAGTACGTGGGTATATCCAGCATTTACGATTTAATCGGGAAGCAGAACCTCTTTTTGATGCGATACGTGACATGGGAGAACGTATTTTAAAAGGTACAGGGGTACAGCTTCATTATGTGACGAAAGGAATAGTGCTGGAAGAGAGCTTGGCGGTAGAGGAAGCGATTTATCGTGTGGTAGAAGAAGCATTATACAACATGCTAAAACACGCTAAAGCAGATCAAGTCGAAGTTTATTTAGAAGCTACCTCTGTACAATGGACATTACAGATAAAGGATAATGGAATTGGATTTACTACAGACAGCGTACATGCTTCTAACCGTTCATTTGGAATCTCAAATATGCGAGAACGAATGAAGCGTGTAGGTGGTACGATTACAATTCGTTCCGTGGAACAACAGGGTACAGAAATCACGGCGTTTATCCCTAGAGGAGGAGTTAGTGGTGGAGAAAATAAAGGTTCTTCTCGCTGA